A window from Drosophila kikkawai strain 14028-0561.14 chromosome 2L, DkikHiC1v2, whole genome shotgun sequence encodes these proteins:
- the cmet gene encoding uncharacterized protein cmet isoform X2 has translation MSAKGANSIQVCIKLRPCEPGNASLWQVKEGRSIQLAESHAEPSVFDYVFDEGAGNQEVFDRMAQHIVRACMQGFNGTIFAYGQTSSGKTYTMMGDCQNPGVMVLAAKEIFQHIANDTERDFLLRVGYIEIYNEKIYDLLNKKNQDLKIHEAGNGIVNVNCEELIITSEDDLLRLLSSGNKERTVGETNMNERSSRSHAIFRIIIESRKSDRTDDEAVIQSVLNLVDLAGSERAGQTGATGARLKEGAHINKSLMFLSNVIKNLSENVDNKFISFRDSKLTRILQASLGGNAFTSIICTIKPSIMEESQSTLSFAMRAKKIRIKPQLNEMVSDATMMKRLEREIKTLKSQLAEEKRKKESQLMVQDLERRLKTDELKIISSTSLNDQRQQKRRRTWCPAPTGPDASLTSLTGILNDSRLMRPSNLSNLPKPTFFATSNAAYRGKTAPKTINILSSLDITTDEETNEEFVPAECVKFDTPPQLWAQKAMLKSRKVPNLSLTPVPNPMEPETCKAMQDEVTRLTVATEAANSKIVEYEKELKALKQTVAKLDLENREAVSLEFQFEAYKKKASLREKDLLSALSEKELAVENLQRSLDELSRDMVHNSKEALMRSMYPNLADIEEATLNESDVNEDSKKVDCECDRLRSEIVATQAKLEKMQADFDLAISEASHKKEDCQRLSEQISKAQDDFTLLQGRYEAQQEVIQAMQADFQAIQHKYHKLQEEYETLGRTSQASEDQCQQLHADNSSLRLEVGALKKELVDGGQELKTHTDELKAKLAEMTSNFNALQEEYDSLSNQLMESVQENDALREELKQRPLPSYDMESMRSSGVDSMKSSGVETELGEPEQEAISHNYIGEKFAKLSESIHQIELKSHLGFSRLFRVSKPEKELENNVKALKLCLESAKYIESETAADGIPLKGVVKQQMFQLVALSQEQLEAGEEQRLLNIIAQLEQEVRDKNELMEATEATINEMREQMTNLESELLEKSVIVNKVEDYQRQIETLEKQNAEMTMVYEELQDKVQRNSSMSESTLHLLPVDETISAPHESCASEMTPLSELQTKVVELQAEMENLVRQMQLKDTNIADLKAEIEEIRERCLSSEVKLVEVENDAREKQQLLDRQARKLSDDALLIDQLQEKNAKLQERIIKEELQAKQDHTIPSSEYEQQIKELRESLSRVQDELIKMEKLKTDEINALQLEYMMKMERSEDENRAKFRGYTQELGESRDRHENDMAKLREQILQAEEELSRLKNSCQAELEERVTLQEKLSQMEEEKRKVTVQYEEKLEASRKNLQEKIAEAESKAALLQAELKVTTDTLNEKLAEVEAKQAYINDITFQRHSKEATIAEQKSALDKLRMENQKLLEQLQMLPNDHEQHSEQLASTNIKIKELTAKCDQHVLDLNNLKQEKVDLQAEINEHLSTKNSLQKLQMEMEAQSQKQLKAESDFKEQSTAFATKISELEEALQSSQLKAVCHDDLVSKHNELITSSNGKIQELQEKYEQQLRDLDTLRQEKSILLAKIDEADAQHSSTLKQLHELEMHKEERSQKWSTEKIDLEEKLETMKAKISDLETELQSARLKAASLEELNSQHQDLKLSLSEATGVSSTLQEKVDSLQSQLLASEKDISSRDLEKERLLSELKHALEARDTVSADQLALTTQLKAMEEKMASQEGDLRKELADLNSSMNELQFKLKSLEEQKIALESDNDELKVKLRNAHNLQDQLEEEQKLCASLRTQFAELEETKTRLEEELRIKEAETKAKFVVMSQEVELGRHSIEQLTKECDKLRSDLETKTNSFHKENERLNSTLSSLSKDKQLLEERISSLSLNDSRNAELIAKLRAKEDEAESLREASISQKQAADAANLRCRQFMEQKAELTQEIEKLRTTLKSKEASVLIERESMNATISSLLEDKRNLEEKQCTLNDIIVKLEAELSTLQALRSNSSFESNTSTGSAPRKSLDRNPPASFSKKSAGYESEMRKTRRLSAYDEHRRQSYWNDVRDCGTMTDPVDNNCNCTELDSKLQACQQELFIRESQVTALSLELKHHPLKDENAQLKNRVLEEQEKARSEQKRLKMKIQDLNAKVNDLSNAVKSPPTPVPEPKPSSVLPSASAHTQTECQLEKKYQDALVLLRSRYHLIKDLEEKLKQNENTDTSNVSSLTSGQINSLKKQCETLKKELASVREKYDTAKRVLMMRKDEMVQMRLQLNAFESAAAAAPK, from the exons ATGTCTGCGAAAGGGGCCAACTCTATCCAGGTGTGCATCAAGTTGCGTCCCTGCGAGCCTGGCAATGCTTCCCTCTGGCAGGTTAAGGAGGGCCGCTCGATCCAGCTGGCGGAAAGCCATGCGGAGCCCAGTGTCTTTG ACTATGTCTTCGACGAGGGAGCCGGCAACCAGGAGGTGTTTGACCGGATGGCCCAGCACATCGTTCGCGCCTGCATGCAGGGCTTCAACGGAACTATTTTTGCCTACGGCCAGACGTCGTCGG GGAAAACCTACACCATGATGGGCGATTGCCAGAACCCCGGTGTAATGGTGCTGGCCGCCAAGGAGATTTTCCAGCATATAGCCAACGACACGGAGCGTGACTTCCTGCTGCGCGTGGGATACATCGAGATCTACAACGAGAAGATCTACGACCTGCTCAATAAGAAGAACCAGGACCTCAAGATCCACGAGGCTGGCAACGGGATCGTGAACGTGAACTGTGAGGAGTTAATAATAACCAGCGAGGATGACCTCTTGCGCCTCCTATCCTCAGGAAACAAGGAGCGCACCGTGGGCGAAACTAACATGAACGAGCGCTCCAGTCGGTCGCACGCCATCTTCCGGATA ATCATCGAGTCCAGGAAGTCCGACCGTACAGACGACGAAGCTGTGATCCAGAGCGTTCTTAATCTGGTGGACCTGGCCGGATCCGAGCGCGCCGGCCAGACCGGCGCCACTGGGGCGCGACTCAAGGAGGGCGCCCATATCAACAAGAGCCTGATGTTCCTTAGCAACGTGATTAAGAACCTCTCGGAGAATGTGGACAACAAGTTCATTAGTTTCCGGGACTCCAAACTCACTCGCATCCTGCAGGCGTCGCTGGGAGGGAATGCCTTCACCTCCATCATCTGCACCATCAAACCCTCGATCATGGAGGAGTCTCAATCGACGCTAAGTTTCGCCATGCGCGCCAAGAAGATCCGTATCAAGCCGCAGCTTAACGAGATGGTGTCCGACGCTACGATGATGAAGCGGCTGGAACGTGAGATCAAGACGCTCAAGAGTCAGCTCGCTGAGGAGAAGCGGAAGAAGGAGAGTCAGCTGATGGTGCAGGATCTGGAGCGGCGACTGAAGACTGACGAACTCAAGATCATCTCAAGCACTTCGCTGAATGATCAGCGCCAGCAGAAACGCCGACGCACCTGGTGCCCGGCTCCTACCGGCCCGGACGCCTCTCTAACCTCGCTGACCGGCATCCTCAATGACTCTCGTCTGATGCGGCCATCGAATCTATCCAATCTCCCAAAGCCGACATTTTTCGCTACTTCTAATGCTGCATATCGAGGTAAAACCGCGCCAAAGACCATTAACATCCTCAGTTCCCTGGACATCACCACCGATGAGGAGACAAACGAAGAATTCGTCCCAGCTGAGTGCGTCAAGTTCGATACGCCGCCACAATTGTGGGCTCAAAAGGCCATGTTGAAGAGCCGAAAGGTGCCCAATTTGTCCTTGACACCTGTTCCCAATCCGATGGAGCCCGAAAC TTGCAAAGCCATGCAGGACGAGGTCACCAGACTGACGGTGGCCACTGAAGCTGCCAACTCCAAGATCGTCGAGTACGAGAAGGAACTGAAGGCTTTGAAACAGACCGTTGCCAAACTGGATTTGGAGAACCGCGAGGCAGTCAGCTTGGAATTCCAGTTCGAGGCTTACAAGAAGAAGGCCAGTTTGCGGGAGAAGGACTTGCTGTCGGCTCTCTCGGAGAAGGAGTTGGCCGTAGAAAATTTGCAGAGGAGCCTCGACGAACTATCCCGGGATATGGTGCACAACAGCAAAGAGGCTCTCATGCGCTCCATGTACCCCAATCTGGCCGACATCGAAGAGGCAACCCTGAATGAAAGCGACGTCAATGAAGACTCTAAGAAGGTTGATTGCGAGTGCGACAGGCTGCGATCTGAAATCGTCGCGACTCAAGCCAAGTTGGAGAAAATGCAAGCGGACTTCGATTTGGCTATAAGCGAGGCGTCCCACAAGAAGGAAGACTGTCAGCGCCTATCCGAGCAGATTTCCAAGGCCCAAGATGACTTCACGCTGCTGCAGGGCAGATACGAGGCTCAACAAGAGGTCATCCAAGCCATGCAGGCCGACTTCCAGGCAATTCAGCACAAGTACCACAAGCTGCAGGAAGAGTACGAGACTCTGGGACGCACTTCTCAGGCCTCTGAGGATCAGTGCCAGCAGCTGCATGCTGATAACTCAAGTCTACGGCTGGAGGTAGGAGCTCTAAAGAAGGAGCTTGTGGATGGGGGCCAAGAATTAAAAACCCATACCGACGAACTAAAGGCCAAGTTAGCCGAAATGACGTCCAACTTCAACGCGCTTCAAGAGGAGTACGACAGTCTTTCCAACCAGCTAATGGAATCCGTCCAGGAGAACGATGCTCTTCGGGAGGAGCTCAAGCAGCGTCCCCTTCCCAGTTACGACATGGAATCTATGAGGAGTTCTGGCGTTGACTCCATGAAAAGTTCTGGCGTGGAAACTGAGCTCGGGGAACCAGAGCAGGAGGCAATCTCCCACAATTATATTGGTGAGAAGTTTGCCAAGCTATCAGAATCTATCCATCAGATCGAACTCAAGAGCCACTTGGGTTTTAGTCGCCTCTTTAGAGTTTCCAAGCCGGAGAAGGAGCTAGAAAATAACGTGAAAGCTCTTAAGCTTTGCCTCGAATCTGCCAAGTACATCGAAAGCGAGACTGCAGCCGACGGTATACCGCTCAAGGGCGTTGTAAAACAACAAATGTTCCAGCTTGTGGCCCTCAGTCAGGAGCAGCTTGAAGCCGGAGAAGAGCAGCGACTCCTCAATATCATAGCTCAGCTGGAACAGGAAGTTAGGGACAAAAACGAGCTGATGGAGGCCACAGAGGCAACCATAAATGAGATGCGGGAGCAAATGACCAACTTGGAGTCTGAGCTCCTGGAGAAGAGTGTGATTGTTAATAAGGTAGAGGACTACCAGCGCCAGATTGAGACCCTGGAGAAGCAAAATGCGGAGATGACCATGGTGTACGAGGAGCTGCAGGATAAAGTTCAGAGGAACAGCTCTATGAGCGAGAGTACGCTGCATCTTCTGCCTGTTGATGAAACCATCTCAGCTCCCCATGAATCATGCGCCTCTGAAATGACACCGCTCTCAGAGTTGCAAACTAAAGTGGTCGAGTTGCAGGCAGAAATGGAGAATCTGGTGCGGCAGATGCAGCTCAAGGACACGAACATCGCCGATCTAAAAGCCGAAATTGAGGAAATTCGCGAGCGCTGTTTATCTTCGGAGGTAAAGCTGGTGGAGGTGGAGAACGATGCCCGggagaagcagcagctgctggacCGCCAGGCTCGGAAACTTTCCGATGACGCTCTGCTTATCGACCAGCTCCAGGAAAAGAATGCAAAGCTTCAAGAGCGCATCATCAAGGAGGAACTTCAAGCTAAGCAGGATCACACAATTCCTTCCTCTGAATACGAACAACAAATAAAGGAGCTCAGGGAGTCATTGAGCAGGGTCCAGGATGAGCTtattaaaatggaaaagctAAAGACCGATGAGATTAATGCCCTGCAACTGGAGTATATGATGAAAATGGAAAGAAGCGAGGACGAGAACCGTGCGAAATTCCGCGGATACACCCAGGAATTGGGGGAGAGCAGGGATAGACACGAAAATGATATGGCAAAGTTGAGGGAACAGATTTTGCAGGCCGAAGAAGAGCTCTCTAGGCTGAAGAATAGCTGCCAGGCTGAGCTAGAGGAGAGAGTTACTCTCCAGGAAAAGCTTAGCCAAATGGAAGAGGAAAAGCGAAAGGTGACTGTCCAGTACGAAGAGAAACTTGAGGCCTCCAGAAAGAACCTGCAGGAAAAGATAGCTGAAGCTGAGTCAAAGGCTGCACTGCTCCAAGCTGAGCTCAAGGTGACCACAGACACCCTTAATGAAAAGCTAGCTGAAGTCGAAGCCAAACAGGCCTATATCAATGATATAACGTTTCAAAGGCACTCAAAAGAAGCCACAATTGCGGAACAGAAATCGGCTTTGGATAAGCTAAGGATGGAAAATCAAAAACTACTCGAGCAGCTGCAGATGCTGCCAAACGACCACGAGCAGCACAGCGAACAGCTTGCCTCCACCAACATCAAGATAAAAGAGCTCACAGCCAAGTGTGACCAACACGTTTTGGATTTGAATAACTTGAAGCAGGAAAAGGTTGACCTGCAGGCAGAGATCAATGAGCACTTGAGCACCAAAAATAGCCTCCAGAAACtccaaatggaaatggaagctCAGAGCCAGAAACAGTTGAAGGCGGAGAGTGACTTTAAGGAACAGAGCACGGCTTTCGCAACCAAAATCAGTGAGCTCGAAGAGGCATTACAAAGTTCCCAACTGAAGGCGGTCTGCCATGACGATCTGGTTTCTAAGCACAATGAATTGATTACCTCCTCGAACGGAAAAATTCAGGAGCTCCAAGAAAAGTACGAGCAGCAATTACGTGACTTGGATACTTTAAGGCAGGAGAAGTCAATCctgctggccaagattgaTGAAGCCGATGCACAGCACTCCAGCACCCTAAAGCAACTTCACGAACTTGAAATGCACAAGGAGGAAAGGAGTCAAAAATGGTCAACAGAGAAGATCGACTTAGAGGAGAAGCTGGAGACTATGAAAGCCAAGATCAGTGACCTTGAAACAGAACTACAAAGTGCTAGGCTAAAGGCTGCTAGCCTTGAGGAACTGAATTCGCAGCATCAAGACCTGAAGCTATCCCTTTCGGAGGCAACGGGAGTGTCCTCCACTCTGCAGGAGAAGGTGGACAGTCTACAGTCGCAACTTCTTGCTTCCGAAAAGGATATCTCCAGCAGAGATCTCGAAAAGGAAAGACTTCTCTCGGAACTGAAGCACGCCCTGGAGGCAAGAGATACTGTGAGCGCAGACCAATTAGCCCTGACAACGCAGCTGAAGGCAATGGAGGAAAAGATGGCCAGCCAGGAGGGAGATTTAAGAAAAGAGCTCGCAGATCTCAATAGTTCCATGAACGAGTTGCAGTTCAAACTAAAGTCCCTGGAAGAGCAAAAGATTGCACTGGAATCGGACAATGATGAGCTTAAGGTGAAGCTGAGGAATGCCCACAACCTTCAAGACCAGCTTGAAGAAGAGCAGAAGCTGTGCGCCTCCCTGCGAACCCAATTCGCTGAACTGGAGGAAACCAAAACTAGATTAGAGGAGGAATTGCGAATTAAAGAAGCAGAAACAAAGGCAAAATTCGTGGTGATGAGCCAGGAAGTGGAGCTTGGTCGACATTCCATCGAGCAACTGACCAAGGAGTGTGATAAACTACGTAGCGATCTG gaAACCAAAACGAATAGTTTCCATAAAGAAAATGAGCGCCTAAACTCGACTCTATCCTCTTTGTCAAAAGACAAACAGCTGCTGGAAGAGAGGATCAGCTCCTTGAGTCTAAATGATTCTCGTAATGCTGAGCTCATAGCAAAGCTAAGAGCCAAAGAGGATGAAGCCGAATCCTTGCGAGAAGCTTCAATTAGTCAAAAGCAAGCTGCTGATGCAGCCAACCTTAGATGCAGGCAATTCATGGAGCAGAAAGCGGAACTTACACAGGAGATTGAAAAGCTACGAACAACCTtg AAATCTAAGGAGGCCAGTGTGTTGATAGAGAGGGAGAGCATGAACGCGACTATTTCCAGTCTTCTCGAGGACAAGCGCAACCTCGAAGAGAAGCAGTGCACTCTTAACGATATTATCGTCAAACTGGAGGCTGAGCTCTCGACCTTACAAGCTCTTAGAAGCAACAGTTCCTTCGAGTCGAATACATCCACCGGCTCTGCGCCCAGGAAGAGTCTTGACCGCAATCCTCCTGCCAGTTTTTCAAAG AAATCGGCAGGCTATGAGTCCGAGATGCGGAAGACTCGCCGGCTCTCGGCCTATGACGAGCACCGGAGGCAGTCCTACTGGAACGACGTTAGGGATTGTGGCACCATGACAGACCCAGTGG ACAACAATTGCAACTGCACGGAGCTGGATAGCAAGCTTCAGGCCTGCCAGCAGGAACTATTCATTCGTGAGAGCCAGGTTACTGCCTTAAGCCTTGAGCTGAAGCACCATCCTCTAAAGGACGAAAATGCGCAGCTAAAGAATCGGGtgctggaggagcaggagaaggctCGATCCGAGCAGAAGCGCCTCAAGATGAAGATTCAGGATCTCAATGCCAAAGTCAATGATCTCTCCAATGCGGTCAAGTCGCCTCCTACCCCAGTGCCAGAGCCCAAGCCGAGCTCAGTGCTTCCGTCCGCTTCGGCTCACACACAGACTGAATGTCAACTGGAGAAGAAGTATCAGGATGCTCTGGTTTTGCTACGCTCCCGCTACCATCTCATCAAGGATTTGGAAGAGAAGCTTAAACAGAATGAAAACACAGACACGTCCAATGTTTCATCCCTGACCAGTGGCCAAATAAATTCACTTAAG aAACAATGCGAAACGCTGAAAAAGGAACTGGCGTCTGTCAGGGAAAAGTATGACACGGCGAAGCGTGTATTGATGATGCGCAAGGATGAAATGGTCCAGATGCGCCTTCAACTAAATGCCTTCGagtcagctgctgctgctgctccgaaGTAG